In Nematostella vectensis chromosome 2, jaNemVect1.1, whole genome shotgun sequence, one genomic interval encodes:
- the LOC5515815 gene encoding uncharacterized protein LOC5515815, giving the protein MKDKTLLLLFLSALLLAGIGSGPRSPMSVEAGTNKGYGIMGTTDKEDSEEWGKEEARNFKTTPKRPKVSSAESGSGEGSGFSRQIIAAGEGLLQKQFDKFKAPAASKLNRDVMGVTRVQTEEEAARIINEAVQERIKENTTPPPPGMPAPVPGGDMEKVQNVANKVISGTLPSVEHPEQETVGNPSIPDAIVGGGGQAGSQTNVQATGQTVTQPGQPGQNAISVQSNTNVNSDKASSETNMGVILDTNTTVSTYNITAPPPGSSIDVNMGKNGAHVMMTTVNSNNQTVDANGTYINPLYNPPDTAVTPQGTDAYNVSEVKPPQQQQPQTMPTSQPQQLQEPSQETIPTQKPSQQLQQTQAQLPQQPQETQEQAQATPQQQLATQDKQQATQGQEQETQLQQQATQVQQQATQLQQQANQQQEQATQLQQQAISQQQQAAQEQQQATNQQTQGGQAQQAAVPPPPPPPSVAPPPQPSSAPTVAQMQQPQQPWTYPQSESSTPANQSSTVSPSQSMPQQQSFQSVSNSPSPTIPAGGVVGRVNQLQGNGVPNAGQLPTPWYTQAGGVNGQPQSAASNNSVTARPSAGYTWPTITTEALRPTDYPPQVMNMSIGPTTPSGGYPISKNMNTPQTDQPTVPSTQNVGPMLSNAPGGKILIVSNTTFLIGGQGIGDKGGLSPTSNQPMAQNEASQPEVLPSINTQTQSRPTKDMFQGPESSLPTYSLPKNFTNAVYQNRPGSLPDEAVAETSVNISFPGAKPGQVVLLPKKVKNDPNEEAQLVPLVDKGKTTPQPTAPPPAHTFVPTVMGSKPTEIGTVGPTDMNQPTIIGSVTPTDHITTEMGTVVPTNPGPGLAPTPTMPTLAGDGYKIETSLRLKFGENKQLPLNMIVGDKDNTNLVKMPLGPSRERINNPMHFDEDMYQERSMAGQAVTTVTPSKPDIRPTPDPYGGIKDAILSVDISQLKPGQLLSLRLPNSHKSDLFKVKDIKTRDSSIEAFTKDEVGSHDGIQPSKRHLLYAIIEKVKKNRKYANAMKSLFTMGSRRSESESPLLIVKSALKRARIINLPKKDKSKKYTMKELERRSEEALEKMFQRNISKSTKATLHSKHSEEVEKRTLGLKHLYKKARIGRKTKKANRKGQDITGSKKTDGTFKITLKLKGESDDDSGLHVDEPPEEMNDPLFGKKKKLTFKGKFSDKKSKEDKSEEEEEEKEMGSKGGKKKGKSGKVGAAGNSTGTGNGASQGENNNSQAGQEGGNMANGNGNQVNPQQQANTGNQVPQQSGNAGNNGDNGNIGGASNNNNNQANANTNQQMAGQGAGNTGDSPNTNHGINNTPAQENGNMGNTNQGINNNNNAIQQAGNMGNTIASNQQMSAAGVNGNTGNDNTGNVKNMTNVIIQDEKGNTIFKGPVNVATLNETVVKNGGGDKASFKLEKAGYKVEENTDSLGMAVIEKSLQKTFHPVKKTNLFKLTDHRNKRRRIRRSIEEKNQTTEENNASKRTEGTFEIELKMSDEKKKEESDEEFRDDTSKQSDKKKKMEFKGSFSDDKKEESDNIKKGSESKESFVVIKDEKGNILYKGMMDIDALKKTESDGKSEKLKIKKVDSDEPSDKEVLQDALQRVNAIRREGIAAAAKRIEGLTLELEMSDDKNAEAKIVPNDNKTNNKDSELAKKGQTKQGRKICNVFIEDAKGEVLYHGPIDISALKQTSEINPEVPNTPRKKTFPQNYANIDSPEITQAMGGSYPGVDDIMFDKGKKHRRSLELITGTPESQQDSSRADNPLPDSNADKKTDGTFKLMVEVADKDQNSDQNDAAARQIASTTHNDDDKKMTFSGTFMDDKEKGDEKKSDKKKAKKGKKESEEKESEGDKKKKKKTEENEEEEEKEKKKEKEDNEEDEDNKKKKKGENEKEEKKKKKKEENEEEDDKKKKKEENEEEEKKKKKGKGENEEEDDKKKKKENEEEDDKKEKKEENEEEEKKKKKKENEEEDDKKNNKEENEEDEKKEKKKKEENKEEDDKKKKTKKKKKKEEEEQEEDERRRKEIHNGFSDNNGRDQKTNVIIEDDNGNVLYQGPVNIDALNKTISSREGTSQYLLRKQGYKIVKHNVNKDAMQTQADLPITIPAEDPNDSAISKTNKGTNTFYVSTRIKNPSSSDNQEYSLDISTSDENNEMKDTTSANSNKQSNEITTKAGGMNQTPTLSSILKTQSSPLEDTKNSALGSLRASSVFSGSETVPNGHAEQQGHHNAIEVIDKSFHDQPNDMGTIRVVSTRANETNGIVGGQIVQPGNTATKVEDQVKGVEALKIPHDSPPQESANQISQQAFSSTRPTSGIKLYQVLKLTRQDLRKLISGNQQSSIQSMHADQPDHPKTENVLDRQVTFTISGPFLDKTEKGDVKEPALSNVYNDNPVQQSKTHDSGPNTALTPVINSTKSEPIPFQTQVIVKQPFGQPPIKLDDSILVGARPRPESVNPVHSLDMVQNDQPMQGFRERMRRPNARPLQISTNEPGGIDGSTVISVLDGPGQRLDCKTVPNGDAMTLLNCGQKGYANNPNPLNIPQSDLAQPPLDERQASDQSMLQSIMGAPDITMNEEPQTRHGRPTAPMPYGTVTNPVSVNRMNEDIKKYLDKEMSDEKKMIQDLLIGSGTPKATLGGERESSDPIVPFGFQYYPGPEEQSMFNMERENPMFGPVLRARPPLFSGNPRMKPHNMFVGHQPSGSPPAVGAKKAVSKDSKPSSSPDKRLFSRSLSWRPFHPLVPIFGINLPSWNFRNAYARSGPWRVSGWKPFGMRSTMWRPRLWLPPFISTPIISPPIPVRLAEQNTKACKKDKSDKKCKSRDERAMGEWEWLGRVLCSCPCCIECVDW; this is encoded by the coding sequence AATGCCAGCGCCAGTACCCGGTGGAGACATGGAGAAGGTCCAAAACGTCGCTAATAAAGTGATTAGTGGTACCCTGCCCAGTGTTGAGCATCCCGAACAAGAGACAGTTGGCAACCCTTCTATTCCTGATGCAATAGTTGGGGGAGGTGGTCAGGCAGGTAGTCAGACTAACGTACAAGCAACCGGTCAAACAGTCACTCAGCCAGGGCAACCTGGACAAAACGCCATCTCCGTCCAATCCAACACAAACGTGAATTCGGATAAAGCCTCTTCTGAGACAAACATGGGAGTAATCTTAGACACGAACACTACTGTGAGCACATACAATATCACCGCCCCTCCGCCTGGAAGCTCCATTGATGTGAACATGGGTAAAAATGGCGCCCATGTAATGATGACAACAGTGAACAGTAACAATCAAACAGTTGATGCTAATGGAACGTACATAAACCCCTTATATAACCCCCCAGACACGGCTGTCACACCGCAGGGTACAGACGCTTATAATGTGTCGGAAGTCAAGCCACCTCAGCAGCAACAGCCGCAAACGATGCCAACATCCCAGCCTCAACAACTACAAGAACCATCCCAAGAAACGATACCAACGCAAAAGCCATCACAACAGCTACAACAAACTCAAGCACAATTGCCACAACAGCCACAGGAAACGCAAGAACAAGCACAGGCAACTCCGCAGCAACAACTGGCGACCCAGGACAAGCAACAGGCAACCCAGGGGCAGGAACAGGAAACTCAGCTGCAACAGCAAGCAACCCAGGTTCAGCAACAGGCAACTCAGCTGCAACAGCAGGCAAACCAGCAGCAGGAACAGGCAACTCAGCTGCAACAACAGGCAATTAGCCAGCAGCAACAAGCGGCCCAGGAGCAGCAACAGGCAACGAACCAGCAAACACAGGGAGGACAAGCACAACAGGCAGCAGTTCCCCCACCACCCCCTCCACCAtcagtagcaccaccaccacagccATCTTCAGCCCCAACAGTAGCGCAAATGCAACAACCGCAGCAACCGTGGACGTATCCGCAGTCCGAGTCATCAACTCCAGCAAACCAGTCGTCAACAGTTTCACCAAGTCAAAGTATGCCTCAGCAACAGAGTTTTCAAAGTGTCAGCAATTCGCCATCGCCAACGATTCCAGCAGGTGGAGTGGTGGGCCGTGTGAATCAGTTGCAAGGTAATGGGGTGCCAAACGCAGGGCAACTCCCAACTCCATGGTATACACAAGCAGGTGGCGTCAATGGACAACCTCAATCAGCGGCATCAAATAATAGTGTAACAGCTAGACCTTCGGCAGGGTACACGTGGCCGACTATTACTACTGAAGCACTTAGACCCACCGATTACCCGCCTCAAGTAATGAACATGTCAATAGGACCTACAACCCCATCTGGTGGGTACCCAATATCTAAAAATATGAACACGCCACAAACGGACCAGCCAACAGTCCCTTCAACACAAAACGTTGGTCCTATGCTCTCCAATGCCCCGGGTGGAAAAATTCTAATAGTCAGCAATACTACTTTCCTAATTGGTGGACAAGGGATTGGAGATAAAGGAGGTTTGTCCCCAACATCTAACCAGCCGATGGCACAGAATGAAGCTAGTCAGCCTGAAGTACTCCCCAGTATAAATACCCAAACTCAATCTCGACCTACTAAAGACATGTTTCAAGGGCCTGAAAGTTCCCTTCCGACATACTCGCTACCGAAAAATTTTACTAACGCTGTTTATCAAAATCGGCCAGGTAGTTTACCTGATGAGGCAGTTGCTGAGACGTCAGTTAACATATCTTTTCCTGGTGCCAAACCTGGACAAGTAGTGCTACTTCCGAAGAAAGTGAAGAATGACCCGAATGAAGAAGCTCAGCTTGTTCCATTGGTCGACAAAGGAAAGACAACTCCACAACCAACCGCGCCTCCTCCTGCACACACATTTGTCCCTACTGTAATGGGAAGCAAACCAACTGAGATTGGTACTGTTGGACCAACCGATATGAACCAACCAACAATCATCGGTTCCGTCACACCTACTGATCACATTACCACCGAGATGGGGACTGTCGTTCCGACAAACCCGGGACCAGGACTGGCACCGACACCGACTATGCCAACACTGGCTGGCGATGGTTACAAGATAGAGACAAGCCTCCGGTTGAAGTTTGGGGAAAATAAACAGTTGCCACTCAACATGATAGTTGGTGATAAAGATAACACCAATCTTGTCAAGATGCCGCTTGGACCAAGCCGTGAAAGAATTAACAACCCGATGCACTTTGACGAAGACATGTATCAAGAACGCTCTATGGCGGGACAGGCTGTCACTACCGTAACTCCATCCAAACCTGACATAAGACCCACGCCTGATCCGTATGGGGGTATCAAGGATGCTATTTTGTCGGTGGATATCTCTCAACTAAAGCCTGGTCAGTTACTGAGTCTCCGTTTGCCCAACAGTCACAAAAGTGATCTGTTCAAAGTGAAGGACATCAAGACCAGGGATTCAAGTATTGAAGCGTTTACGAAAGATGAAGTTGGTAGTCACGACGGGATACAACCAAGCAAAAGGCACCTGTTGTATGCAATTATAGAAAAAGTGAAAAAGAATAGAAAGTATGCCAATGCAATGAAATCACTTTTTACAATGGGGAGCCGCCGATCGGAGAGTGAAAGTCCTCTGTTGATTGTAAAGAGCGCTCTAAAGCGTGCAAGAATAATAAATTTGCCAAAGAAGGACAAATCCAAGAAATACACCATGAAGGAATTAGAAAGACGAAGTGAGGAGGCGCTAGAGAAAATGTTTCAAAGAAATATATCTAAGTCTACCAAGGCTACGCTTCATTCAAAACACTCAGAGGAAGTCGAAAAGCGAACTCTAGGACTGAAACATCTTTATAAAAAGGCTAGAATAGGaagaaaaactaaaaaagcCAATAGAAAGGGCCAGGATATCACCGGATCGAAGAAAACTGATGGTACATTCAAGATTACACTCAAACTCAAAGGGGAATCCGATGATGACAGTGGCCTCCATGTCGATGAACCACCAGAGGAAATGAATGACCCGCTTTTTGGCAAAAAGAAGAAGTTGACGTTTAAGGGGAAATTTAGCgacaaaaaatcaaaagaagATAAGtcagaagaggaggaggaggagaaggaaATGGGATCCAAGGGTGGGAAGAAGAAAGGAAAGTCTGGCAAGGTTGGTGCAGCAGGGAATAGCACTGGTACGGGTAATGGGGCGTCCCAGGGTGAAAATAACAACTCTCAAGCTGGACAAGAAGGAGGAAACATGGCAAACGGTAACGGAAACCAAGTAAATCCGCAACAACAAGCGAATACGGGTAACCAAGTCCCACAACAATCGGGCAACGCCGGAAATAACGGTGACAATGGGAATATAGGAGGAGCCagcaacaataataacaaccaaGCAAATGCGAACACTAATCAACAAATGGCTGGTCAGGGTGCTGGTAATACTGGCGACTCTCCAAACACAAATCATGGAATAAATAACACTCCAGCTCAAGAAAACGGAAATATGGGTAACACAAATCAgggaataaataataataataatgccaTCCAGCAAGCCGGCAACATGGGTAACACAATTGCCAGTAATCAGCAGATGAGCGCTGCAGGGGTTAACGGAAATACTGGCAACGATAACACGGGTAATGTAAAAAACATGACCAACGTTATCATACAAGACGAGAAAGGGAACACCATATTCAAGGGCCCTGTTAACGTAGCAACACTGAACGAAACTGTAGTTAAGAACGGTGGCGGAGATAAGGCAAGTTTCAAGCTAGAGAAAGCAGGATACAAGGTAGAGGAGAACACAGACTCACTTGGTATGGCAGTCATTGAAAAAAGCCTGCAGAAAACCTTTCATCCGGTGAAGAAGacaaaccttttcaagttgACTGATCATAGAAACAAGCGAAGAAGAATTCGTAGGTCTATAGAAGAGAAAAATCAGACAACCGAAGAGAACAACGCTTCTAAGAGAACTGAAGGGACTTTTGAGATTGAACTGAAAATGTCCGACGAGAAGAAGAAAGAGGAATCAGATGAAGAGTTCCGAGATGACACTTCCAAACAAAgcgataaaaagaaaaagatggAATTCAAAGGGTCATTTTCAGACGATAAAAAAGAGGAATCTGACAATATTAAAAAGGGATCTGAAAGCAAAGAGTCCTTTGTAGTaataaaagatgaaaaagggaacattttgtacaaagggATGATGGATATTGATGCTCTGAAGAAAACAGAGAGTGATGGTAAGAGCGAAAAGCTGAAAATCAAGAAAGTGGATTCTGATGAACCATCTGATAAGGAGGTCCTGCAAGACGCACTTCAAAGAGTAAACGCAATTCGCCGAGAAGGAATTGCAGCGGCGGCTAAACGAATTGAAGGCCTCACCTTAGAGCTGGAAATGTCAGACGATAAAAACGCAGAAGCAAAGATTGTCCCAAATGACAATAAGACAAATAACAAGGATTCAGAGCTCGCGAAAAAGGGACAGACGAAACAAGGTCGGAAAATATGTAACGTTTTCATTGAAGATGCAAAAGGAGAAGTTCTTTACCACGGCCCCATCGATATATCAGCATTAAAACAAACTTCTGAGATAAACCCCGAGGTTCCAAATACACCAAGAAAGAAAACGTTTCCTCAAAATTACGCAAACATTGATTCCCCTGAAATCACTCAAGCAATGGGAGGATCTTATCCAGGAGTCGATGACATCATGTTTGACAAGGGAAAGAAGCACCGAAGGTCCTTAGAACTGATTACTGGAACACCTGAAAGTCAGCAAGACAGTTCACGCGCCGATAACCCGCTTCCAGACAGCAACGCAGATAAGAAAACAGATGGAACTTTTAAACTTATGGTCGAGGTGGCAGATAAGGACCAGAATTCAGATCAAAATGATGCCGCAGCTAGGCAAATTGCCTCGACTACccacaatgatgatgataagaaGATGACGTTTTCAGGAACATTTATGGACGACAAGGAAAAAGGTGACGAAAAAAAATCTGATAAGAAGAAAgcgaaaaaaggaaaaaaggaatCGGAGGAGAAAGAATCAGAAGgagataaaaagaagaaaaagaaaactgaAGAAAAtgaggaagaagaagaaaaagagaaaaagaaggaaaaggaAGACAACGAGGAAGATGAAgacaataaaaagaaaaagaaaggcgAAAatgagaaagaagaaaaaaagaaaaagaaaaaggaagaaaacgAAGAAGAGGacgataaaaagaaaaagaaagaagaaaacgaagaagaagaaaagaagaaaaagaaagggaaAGGAGAAAATGAAGAAGAGGacgataaaaagaaaaagaaggaaaacgaAGAAGAGGACgataaaaaggaaaagaaagaagaaaacgaggaagaagagaaaaagaagaaaaagaaagaaaacgaagaaGAGGATgataaaaagaataataaagaAGAAAACGAAGAAGATGAAaagaaggaaaagaaaaagaaagaagaaaacaaagaagaggacgataaaaagaaaaagacaaagaagaagaagaagaaagaggaagaggaaCAAGAAGAAGACGagagaagaagaaaagaaattcATAACGGTTTTAGTGACAACAACGGACGTGATCAAAAAACCAATGTCATCATCGAAGATGACAATGGAAATGTTTTATATCAAGGGCCGGTAAACATTGATGCACTGAACAAGACAATATCATCTCGTGAAGGAACAAGCCAATACCTTCTTCGGAAGCAAGGCTACAAAATAGTAAAACATAACGTCAACAAAGACGCCATGCAGACACAAGCTGACTTACCAATCACTATACCTGCCGAGGATCCTAACGATAGCGCTATCTCTAAAACCAATAAAGGTACCAACACTTTTTACGTGTCCACGCGAATAAAAAATCCATCCAGTTCTGATAACCAGGAATATTCCCTCGACATTTCCACATCTGATGAGAACAATGAAATGAAGGATACAACATCTGCGAATAGTAATAAACAAAGTAATGAGATaacaacaaaagcaggtgGAATGAACCAGACTCCAACCTTAAGCAGCATACTTAAGACTCAAAGCAGCCCTCTTGAGGATACCAAGAATTCAGCACTTGGCTCTTTGAGAGCGAGTAGTGTCTTTAGCGGAAGTGAAACGGTACCAAACGGCCATGCAGAGCAACAGGGACATCATAACGCTATTGAAGTGATTGACAAGTCCTTCCATGATCAGCCAAATGATATGGGAACAATACGCGTGGTTAGTACAAGGGCCAATGAGACGAATGGCATAGTCGGCGGCCAGATAGTCCAGCCAGGGAACACAGCAACGAAGGTAGAGGACCAAGTAAAGGGAGTCGAAGCATTAAAGATTCCCCACGATAGCCCACCTCAAGAAAGTGCAAATCAAATCTCACAACAAGCTTTTAGTTCTACAAGACCTACAAGTGGCATAAAGCTGTATCAGGTTTTAAAACTCACGCGCCAGGATCTGCGAAAACTGATTTCAGGCAATCAGCAGAGCAGTATCCAGAGTATGCACGCTGATCAGCCGGACCACCCGAAGACCGAAAATGTACTGGACCGACAAGTGACATTCACCATCTCAGGACCTTTCCTTGACAAGACAGAAAAGGGAGACGTAAAGGAGCCAGCCCTTAGCAATGTGTATAACGATAACCCTGTACAGCAAAGCAAGACGCACGATTCAGGTCCCAATACTGCCTTGACACCGGTTATCAACTCCACGAAAAGCGAGCCAATCCCTTTCCAGACGCAAGTAATCGTGAAACAGCCTTTTGGACAACCACCAATTAAGTTAGACGATAGCATCTTAGTGGGTGCTAGACCAAGACCGGAGTCTGTTAATCCTGTACATTCTCTTGATATGGTGCAAAATGATCAGCCAATGCAGGGATTTAGAGAGAGAATGAGGAGACCAAATGCAAGACCCCTCCAGATCTCCACTAACGAACCAGGCGGTATAGACGGTTCAACCGTAATCTCTGTTTTAGATGGACCAGGTCAAAGGCTTGATTGCAAAACAGTCCCTAACGGAGATGCCATGACTTTACTGAACTGTGGTCAAAAAGGTTACGCTAATAATCCTAACCCATTGAACATTCCACAAAGTGACCTTGCTCAGCCTCCTCTTGACGAGCGCCAGGCGAGCGACCAAAGCATGCTCCAGTCAATTATGGGAGCCCCTGACATTACAATGAACGAAGAACCCCAAACGAGGCATGGAAGACCGACCGCACCCATGCCTTATGGGACAGTTACCAATCCTGTATCTGTAAACAGAATGAACGAAGATATCAAAAAATACCTCGACAAAGAGATGTCAGATGAGAAGAAGATGATCCAAGACTTGTTGATAGGTTCAGGAACACCGAAGGCAACCCTTGGAGGGGAACGAGAAAGCTCGGATCCAATAGTTCCTTTTGGCTTTCAGTACTACCCCGGCCCGGAAGAACAATCGATGTTCAATATGGAGCGCGAAAATCCCATGTTTGGCCCAGTTTTGCGAGCGCGACCTCCTTTGTTCTCGGGAAATCCTCGCATGAAGCCACATAACATGTTCGTCGGACATCAACCCAGTGGTTCACCACCAGCTGTTGGCGCCAAGAAGGCGGTTTCTAAAGACTCCAAGCCTTCGTCTTCCCCAGACAAGAGGCTCTTCAGCAGGTCGCTCTCGTGGCGTCCATTCCACCCTCTTGTACCGATATTCGGGATAAACCTTCCATCTTGGAACTTCCGAAATGCCTACGCAAGGTCGGGGCCTTGGAGAGTAAGTGGGTGGAAGCCATTTGGGATGAGGTCGACCATGTGGAGACCCAGGCTGTGGCTGCCGCCCTTTATAAGCACACCGATCATTAGCCCGCCAATCCCTGTCCGACTGGCAGAACAAAACACAAAAGCGTGCAAGAAGGATAAGAGTGACAAGAAGTGTAAAAGCCGCGATGAACGCGCTATGGGGGAGTGGGAATGGCTGGGTCGGGTGCTGTGCAGCTGTCCTTGTTGTATAGAGTGCGTAGACTGGTAA